The DNA window CAACCCCTGCACAATCAGGTAACCCTGATTCAAGAGCGGCAATCAGATGATAATCAATCGGCTGAGGCTTCAGCCCCATTTCCAGACGCTTCAGGTTATCTTGTTCAAAGCGTGCTAACTGCTCTTTCGGATTATCCAGTTCGTGAAACCCATTCGCGAGTTCTATCCCTTTAAAGTACACCTCAAAGCGATCGGCCACACGCTGATCGGATGGATTTATTTTAGCCAGAGCCGCCTGCGATGCCGGGAAATCATAAACAAATGCGGGAACGTGCTGGCCAATTTTATTTTCGACACCAACACTAAACAGCAGTTGCAACAGCGTATCGCGATCATTTTCAGGTTCAGCGATATCACTCAGTCCGAGTTGACCCGCCACAACTTTGAGCTCATCCAACGAGCCTTCTAATGGACAAACGCCAAGTACTTGGATAAACGCCTGCTGGTAAGTCATTCGCTCTGCTGCACCACATTTCAGCACCTTCTGCAGTAGATCATCCATCTCATCCATCAATTGGTGATGATCAAACCCCACCCGGTACCATTCCAACATGGTGAACTCCGGATTGTGATAGCGGCCGTTTTCTTCATTACGAAAAGCTTTATTAATCTGGTAAATGCAGCCACTACCCGCCGCCAGCAAACGCTTCATGTGAAACTCAGGGCTGGTCATAAAAAACAGCTTACTGCCATCCGCATAACCGGGGCCGACGAACTCGGTCTGGAAAGTATGCAAATGAATATCCGTTACTGTTGCATGGCTCATGGCAGGCGTATCGACTTCCATTACCTGACGTTCAGAGAAAAACTGACGAATGGAGGCGATTAATGTGGCACGTTGGCGCAATTGTTCAATAGAAGCAGTTGGTTGCCAGTTCGTTTGCATAACGGATCTCTCATAACTCAAAGATGACGAATTGAGCTGCCATTCTACATGCTTTTTCTTCCGGGAGAGAATGGAATTC is part of the Vibrio sp. B1FLJ16 genome and encodes:
- the epmA gene encoding elongation factor P--(R)-beta-lysine ligase, with product MQTNWQPTASIEQLRQRATLIASIRQFFSERQVMEVDTPAMSHATVTDIHLHTFQTEFVGPGYADGSKLFFMTSPEFHMKRLLAAGSGCIYQINKAFRNEENGRYHNPEFTMLEWYRVGFDHHQLMDEMDDLLQKVLKCGAAERMTYQQAFIQVLGVCPLEGSLDELKVVAGQLGLSDIAEPENDRDTLLQLLFSVGVENKIGQHVPAFVYDFPASQAALAKINPSDQRVADRFEVYFKGIELANGFHELDNPKEQLARFEQDNLKRLEMGLKPQPIDYHLIAALESGLPDCAGVALGIDRLIMLALGCEHIDQVTAFPFPVA